A stretch of Pelecanus crispus isolate bPelCri1 chromosome 3, bPelCri1.pri, whole genome shotgun sequence DNA encodes these proteins:
- the CCN2 gene encoding CCN family member 2 has protein sequence MRGMSLFVRGPIQPIGEAAPPPPIKGRPPRHSAVAQPPSRRTRKERSGAEQHRSEQPPARRPSAHRSPPQARPRSAAEETRPAGNSPRLSSPRLASPRLTAGQPDAAACPTPRRPQAHDRRGMAPASFAVALLLALLSPEVQGQECSGQCQCGAGPGPTCPAGVSLVPDGCGCCRVCAKQLGELCTERDPCDHHKGLFCDFGSPANRRIGVCTARDGAPCVFSGMVYRSGESFQSSCKYQCTCLDGAVGCVPLCSMDVRLPSPDCPYPRRVKLPGKCCEEWVCDEAKEQTAVGPALAAYRLEDTYGPDPTMMRANCLVQTTEWSACSKTCGMGISTRVTNDNAFCRLEKQSRLCMVRPCEADLEENIKKGKKCIRTPKISKPVKFELSGCTSVKTYRAKFCGVCTDGRCCTPHRTATLPVEFKCPDGEIMKRKMMFIKTCACHYNCPGDNDIFESLYYRKMYGDMA, from the exons ATGCGCGGAATGTCGCTGTTTGTCCGCGGCCCCATTCAGCCCATTGGCgaggccgcgccgccgccgcctatAAAGGGGCGCCCGCCTCGGCACTCCGCAGTCGCACAGCCACCCTCCCGCCGGACTCGCaaggagcggagcggagcagAGCAGCACCGCAGCGagcagccgcccgcccgccggcccaGCGCTCACCGCTCGCCGCCACAGGCCCGGCCGCGCAGCGCCGCTGAGGAGACTCGCCCGGCGGGAAACTCTCCTCGCCTCagctcgcctcgcctcgcctcgcctcgcctcacCGCCGGGCAGCCCGACGCCGCTGCCTGCCCGACGCCGCGCCGCCCACAAGCCCACGACCGCCGCGGGATGGCCCCCGCCAGCTTCGCCGTAGCCCTCCTCCTCGCCCTCCTCAGCCCG GAGGTGCAGGGCCAGGAGTGCAGCGGGCAGTGCCAGTGcggcgcggggcccggccccaCCTGCCCCGCCGGCGTCTCCCTGGTGCCCGACGGCTGCGGCTGCTGCCGCGTCTGCGCCAAGCAGCTGGGCGAGCTCTGCACCGAGCGCGACCCCTGCGACCACCACAAAGGGCTCTTCTGCGACTTCGGCTCCCCCGCCAACCGCAGGATCGGCGTCTGCACCG CTCGGGACGGCGCCCCGTGTGTCTTCAGCGGCATGGTGTACCGGAGCGGCGAGTCCTTCCAGAGCAGCTGCAAGTACCAGTGCACCTGCCTGGACGGGGCGGTGGGCTGCGTGCCCCTCTGCAGCATGGACGTCCGCCTGCCCAGCCCTGACTGCCCCTACCCGCGCCGGGTGAAGCTCCCTGGGAAGTGCTGCGAGGAGTGGGTCTGCGACGAGGCCAAAGAGCAGACCGCCGTGGGACCTGCTCTCGCTG CTTACAGACTGGAAGATACTTACGGTCCAGACCCAACGATGATGCGTGCCAACTGTCTGGTGCAGACCACCGAATGGAGTGCTTGCTCCAAGACCTGTGGCATGGGCATCTCAACCCGGGTCACCAATGACAATGCCTTCTGCAGACTGGAGAAACAGAGTAGACTGTGCATGGTCAGACCTTGCGAAGCAGACCTGGAGGAGAACATCAAG aaaggcaaaaagtgCATTCGCACCCCCAAAATCTCCAAGCCTGTCAAGTTTGAGCTGTCTGGCTGCACCAGCGTGAAGACCTACAGAGCTAAGTTCTGTGGTGTCTGCACTGATGGACGCTGCTGCACACCCCACAGAACAGCCACCCTCCCCGTGGAGTTCAAGTGCCCTGATGGGGAGatcatgaaaaggaaaatgatgttCATCAAGACCTGCGCGTGCCATTACAACTGCCCTGGAGACAATGACATCTTTGAGTCTCTGTACTACAGAAAGATGTATGGAGACATGGCATAA